The uncultured Desulfatiglans sp. DNA window CCAACCCGGAGACGGCGAGCCCCGTCACCTCGGAGAACCAGACCCAGTGCGTGATCCGCACCGGCGGCGGCAATCAGATCCACACCGAAGACTCAGACGGCAAACAACTGATCAAGCTGCAGACCCCCACGGCGCGCAGTTCCATCCGCATCGGCGCCCCGAATCCGGGAGATGGCCCGACCGGCGTGATGATCTTCACCGAAGGATCGGAGCACGTCATCGTGCAGGGGCACCGGGAACTCAGCGTGGATCAGACGGACACCGTCAGGGTCACCGGAGAGCGGACCAAGCGGGTGGGGCAGAATGAAAACATCACCATCACGGGCGGCCTCAATATGAATGTGGGCCAAGGGGTGATGACCACCATCGAGGCAGGGGGCGAAACGCACGACGTCACGGGCGGCCGGCATGTCTTCCTCCAAGGCGAAGAAGTGCGCACGGTCTCGAACGGACGGCACGTGACCGTCGAGGGCGGCGGCGAGACCTACACCGTCAACGGCGGGCGGGAAGTCACGGTTTCGGGCGGGGACACGCACCGCATCACGGGCGGCGATACGAGCACCATCACCGGGGTGAAAAGCCTCACAGTGAACGGCACGGACAACTACACGGTCAACGGACCGCGCACGATCACCGTCAACGGACCCGAGGCGCGCAACATCGCCCTGCTGGACAACATCGTCCAGGGCTTCGAAAAATCGATCAAGCTGGCAGCCGCGATCGAGATCTTCATGGGATTCAAGAACGAGACGAAGCTCTCGCTCGGCCTCGAGCAGAAGGCGATCGCCATCAGCCACGCCGCCGTAAACCTGGGCAAGGACGGCATCAAGTCCGACAACGGCAAGATCGTGCTCGGCGAGCGGGTCCTGCTCGACAACCGCATCGCCAGGATATTCGCATGAAACAGGCAGAAAGGCCTGCTGACCGGTCGAACGGATGAAAGTGATCAAACCCCTGAAACTCGGACTGCTCTACAGGACCTTCGAGGCCGGGGAGCGCTGTTACCTCTCGACGGGGCTCCTCACCTTCTTTTCGTTCGCCGCATCCGAACCGGTGATCGAGACGGAGATCGATCTCTGGAAATACGCTGCCAAGGCGCTCGGCCCCGAGGCCGTGATCGACCTCGGAATGCCGAAGGCCAGGGGCGAGGCCCTGGTCACCGGCCGCTATTTCGCCCCGGACGACGCCCCGACCCCTGCGGGCCGGGTCGGATTCGGGCTGGGCGCGGTCCGGAAAACCCTCTACATCTTCGGCGACCGCTTCTGGCAGCGCGGTCGAAGCGGGGCGTGGATGATCACCGATCCCCTGCCGATGGCCCGGATGGACATCATTTATCCGAATGCCTTCGGCGGCGAGGGGTATGCGCCCAACCCGGTCGGGAAGGGAGCCTCCCCCGTGACATCCGGGCGAGGAGACCCCGCGTGGCCGCTGCCCAACATCGAGGACCCGCGCCGGCTGATCGGTTCGCAGACGGACCGCCCGCCGCCGGCTGGGTTCGGGCCGCTCGATCTGACCTGGGCAGAGCGGTTCTCCAAGGCCGGGACCTATGACCAGGGCTGGCTCCAAACGCGCTTTCCGGGTTTCGCCGCCGATATGGACTGGACGATCTTCAACGCGGCGCCGGCGGATCAGCAGATCGAGGGGTGGTTCAACGGTGATGAACCCTTCGAGATCGATCACATGCACCCCGACCATCCCCACCAGCAGGGGCGCCTGCCCGGCATCCGCCCGCGCTGCTTCATGAACCGCACCACGGGGCCGGACGCGGTTTTCGAAGAGATCCCGGCCCATCTCGAAACAGTGTGGCTCTTCCCCGAGGGGGAAAAGGGTCTGATGATCCACCGGGGCGTCGCCGAGGTGGCCGACCCGGACGCCGACGATGTCCTGCACCTCTTGATCGCCTTCGAATCGATGGGGGACGCCCCCCGCCCGGACGAACACTACCGCCGGGCCCTCGCAAACCGGCTGGACCCGGAAAAAGGCGCCTATTACAGCCTGCGCGAGACGGACCTGATGCCCGACGGGGAGCGCTCCGGTCTGGCCCTGCTGATGGAGGAGAGCGAGGAGGGCCAGCTCCAGGCGAGCGACAACATCCTGGCCGGGCGGCTGCAGGACAAGGCCAGACGGGAGGCCGCCGAAGCTCGGACCCGCGCCTCCGCCCTGGGGCTCGATCCGGCGGCCGCTGAGCCGGACGCAACTCCATCCGAGGAGATATCGTTCGATCCAACCGACATCGACGACGTGGTCGACCACCTGGATGAGATCCTGGCGGAGGCTGAACGGCGCGAAACCGAATCACGCTCGAAAATTCAGGCGCTCATGCAGGAACTCGGGATCGACGGTGAAGCAGCGATGGAGGAAGCCGCGCAAAGCGGGGGCGGCCGGCCGGCCTTCTCCCCCGAGGAGACCATTGCGCGGCTGCGCGAACTGGGGCTCGACAACCCGGAGCTCGAGCAGAAGCTCCATGATGCGAAGGCCCTCCTGGATCAGTCGTACCGCCGATACGGACAGTATTTTCCGCCGGCAGACCGGCCCGCGGCCGGCGATGCCGCCGGCCTGCGCGGCCTGGTCACGGCGGGATACGCGCGCGGCGACTCCCTTGCCGGGATGGACTTGACCGGTGCCGATCTGAGCGGCCTCGACCTGGCCGGCATCGATTTGAAGAACGCCTTTCTCGAAGGGGCGGACCTCTCGGGTTCGAACCTTCAGGGGGCCGATCTCAGCGGCTGCGTCCTCGTGCGCGGCCGTCTGGCGGGAACCCGCTTCACCTCCGCGGAAATGGAGGGCAGCAACCTCGGCGATGCCGGGATCAGCGAGGCGGACTTCAGCGGGGCCGATCTGCGTCAGGCCGTGTTGACCCGGGCCCGGATCAGCCGGAGCGCCTTCAGGGAGGTCTCGATGGACGATGCCGACCTGTCCGAGAGCGTGGTGGATGAGGTCGACTTCAGCAGGGCCGATTTAACAAAGGCCCGATTCATCGATGCCCGGTTGTCCGGGGCGCTCTTCGCCGGGGCCGTGCTGCGCGAGGCCCTCTTCCTGAATACCACCTTGCGGGAGGTGGATTTCAGCGAGGCAGACCTGAGGGCTGCGGTGCTCGTGGGGGCGCAGTGCGAACAGGTCTCCTTCCGCGGCGCGGATCTCAGCCGGCTCTGCACGGCCGGTGAGAACGCATTCAACGGAGCCGGCTTCGAGGGGAGCCGTTTGGCCGGCGCGAACCTGCGCGGCCTCGACTTGTCCAGCGCCCGCCTGGACGGCGCCGATCTCAGCCGGGCCGACCTCAGCCAATGCAACCTGCAGGGGGCGAGCCTCGCGAGGGCGAAGGCGGTCGAAGCGCGGTTCGTCAAGACGGACCTGACCGGGGCCGACCTTTCCGGCATCAACCTGCGCGAGGGGTCGCTCCAGCGGGCGTGCCTCTTTGAAACCGGCTTTCAGGGGGCGAACCTCTATGGCGTGGATTTCATGAAGGCCCGGTTTCGCAACACGGACCTCCGGGGTTCTCTGTTGAAAAAGGTCTTCCTGGATCGATGGATCAAGAAACGACCATGAACCTGGACGAACTGATCGCACGCATGCGCTCCTATCCGGGGCTCAAGAAGACCGCGCCGGTCCGGCCGACCCGCGCCGATCTGGAGCGGCTCGTGCAGTTGGGCGAGCTCGTCTGCCACGCCGACTGCAGCGGAATGGACCTCGAAAGGGCGGACCTCAACGGTGGGATCTTCGAGCGCGTCTCGTTTCAAGGCGCCCGCCTCGAACAGGCCCGACTGAGGGAAGCGGTTTTGGTCGACTGCGACCTTTCCGGTGCCGCCATGGGCGGGGCCGATCTGCACCAGGCCGTCCTCGAAAAGGGGCGGCTGATGCGGACCGATCTCCAGGGGGTGGACCTGACCGACGCCCATGTCCTGCACTGCGATCTCGGCGATGCCGATCTGAGCGGCGCGGACCTGCGGGTCGTGAAGGTTATCGAATCGGACCTTTCGGGAGCCACCCTGGCAAGGGCGCGCCTCCATCGGGCCGCCCTCTACGAAACCCCCCTGCGCGATGCCGATCTGAGCGGCGCGGAACTGGAGCAGACCGTCTTTTCCGGAACCGACCTGCAGGGTGTCAGGCTTGCAGGCGCGCGTTTCCTGCGGGCCTTTTTGAAGGATGCCGTATTGACCGGCATGGACCTGGGCGGCATGGACCTGGCGATGACGCAGTTCATCGGCGCCGACCTGAAGGGCGCCAATCTGGCCGGGGCCGATCTGACCCAGGCAAGCTTCATGGAGGCGGATCTTTCCGGCGCCGTCCTCGACCGGATCCAGGGGCGCTACGCGATCTTCATGAAGGCGCAGATGGCAAAGGCCTCCCTGCGCGGCGCGTTTTTGCTGCAGGCCTCCTTCGAGGAGGCCGATCTGACGCTCGCCGACCTGTCGGGGGTCCGAGCGGAAGGCGGCATTTTCGTCAAGGCCTGCTGCCGTGCGGCGCGCTTCGCGGGGGCGGACCTGACGTATGGTGATTTCAGCCATGCGGACCTGTCCGGGGCGGACCTGTCCCGGGCAGGCCTTTACCGCACGAACCTGCACCGGGTCGTGGAGGAACACTCGCTGTGGCACGGTGCAAACCGCGCTGCCGCGCTTCCGACGGACCCGGACCGGGCCGCGGCGGAAGACTGGCAGCCCGCGGCCGGCGACCCCGAAAACCCGATGCGAAAGGGCTTCTGATCCGCAGACAACCCCAGGCCGCTGCGCGGCGGCTGCGACGAACGGTGCACCGATGGAAGGAAGCGCCGGCACCCAGGAGGAACGACCATGGAAAACCTCGCCGCCAGACGCGGCCCTGTTCCCGTCTTTCAGGAATATGGAAAGATCCAGAAGCTCCAGGCGGACGGCTGCCTCGTCGAAACCGCGTCCGGGCTGATTCGAGCCAGTCAGGCCGTGGGCTGTCTGATCCGTCCGCAGCCCGGCGACAAGGTCCTTGTCTGCTCCGATTCGGACGGCGCCGCCTACATCCTCGCCGTGCTGGAGCGCCGCCCGGACGAAGGACTGGAGATACGGTTCGACCGACCGGCTGCGATCCGGGTCTCGCGCGGCCGCCTGAGCCTCGTTTCCCAGGAGGGCATCGATCTCGGCGCGAACCAGGACATCCAGTTGACCGCCTCGGCCCTCGAGGTGCATGCAGCCCGGGGGAAGGTCATCATGGAGCGGGCCGCCTTCCTCGGGTCCTTTCTGGAGGTCCAGGCGGCCCGGGTCAGGCTGCTGGCGGGGATACTCGAATCGGTGGCGGAGCGCCTCACCCAGAAGATCAAACGCTCCTACCGCGTGATCGAGGAGTCGGAGCACGTCAAGGCGGGCAGCCTCGACTATTTCGCGCGGAAGTGGCTGTCCTTCAAAGGGCGCTACACCCTATTGACCGCCCGGGAAGACGTCAAGGTGGATGGGGAGAGGATCCACATCGGATAGGAGGGCATGATGTTCGCCAATACGCAGATGATGGGGATGGACATGGCCTTTCCGGATGTGTGCCTGACGCCGGCGCCTCCCGCACCGCCGATCCCGGTCCCCTACCCCAATATCGCCATGGGACCCACCGCCAACCCGGGAACGGCCTGCAGGAAGACCTTCATCATGTGCATGCCGGCGCACAATCTCGGCACCATGATCCCCATGACGAACGGCGACAACCCCGGTGTCTCCATGGGGGTCGCCTCCGGGACGGTCATGGGGCCCCAGCGCCATCTGACCGGGGCCTTTACGGTGCTTTTCGAGGGGATGCCCGCGACCCGGCTGACGAGCGCCAGCATCCAGAACAGCACCAACGCCCCCGGGATGCGCCTCGTCCCGAGCCAGACCAAGGTGATCCTGCTCGCCCCCTGAAAGGGGCCGGCGAAGCCATCGCGACGAAAGCGGCAAGGACGTCCGAGGAGAGGCGGAGAGGTCCCCCAGCCGGAGAGTTCGCAGCGCTCCTGCAGGTCCGGAAGAGGAACCCGCAGCCCCCGGCCGAGATTAGAGCCCGCGGAGGATCTCCTCCCGCTTGCGGCGGTATTCGGCCTCGGTGATAAGGCCCTTTCGATGGAGGTCCTGCAGGCGTTCGAGCCTGGACTCCGCAGGGTCACGGGACAGGCCGCCTGATGTACTCACCGAGGCGAGGGCCACGCGCTTCCTGTCGCGCGGATCGATCTTGACCTCGACCGCCGTTCCCGGCTGCAGAAGCGCTGCCTGAAGCCGGGAGACGACCGGAGTGGCCCGGGCCTGATAGGACGCACCGCCGTCTCCGGGGCGGATTTCGAGCAGCAGATCGACCTTGGGGTTGCGATTGACGGTGGTGCCCGTGTCCCGCGCCTCGAGGATGACGGCCGAGGCCGGAAGGCCCCGTTTCTGGAGCGCCCGGTCATGCAGAATCGGGCGGAGGACGCTCCAGTAAACGGCCCCGCAGATGCCCGTAAACAGGAGGGTGAGGAGGATCCCTTCGAGCGGCGAGAGGACGATGACCACACCCAGGCTGATCAGGGCGCAGAGGATGCCGAGGGAGGCGATGAACAGACCGATACGGTGTTGATTCATGGCGTCTCCTTGCCTCCATCCGGAGGCATCGGTTGAAGACCGGAGCGGCTTCCAGCAAACCCGAAAACGGAGATACCCTGAAACTATAACCTTCCTCCCGCGCAGTAGAAAAGACAAAAAAGCTGGATTTGCGGTTTTGTAGGCAATGGAAAGGCGGTGCACCGATGAAACGGATATGGATCACCTCCTTGAGCGGGTCGGAAGATGCGGTCAAGCCCCTGCCGGCCGAACTCAAGACCTATGGGATCGAGGCCGGCGGGCATCCCTGGGTGGACGACGTCGAAAAGGCGGCCTGGATCGAGGCGAGAGAGGTCCTGGTCGATCCCCGGACGGCCCTGTGGGCGATCCTGGGGAGCGGCGAAGCGTTTTCCACCCCCAGTGTGCGCTATGGCCTCGCCCTGCTGGCGATCACCGTTCAGGCAAAACGAGGGCGGGGATTCCCTGTGGCGCTGTTCGTGAGCGGCGGCGCGGCGCCCCCGGCGGACACCCTCCCGACGCCGCTCAAGGGAGCCCAGGTGACGGCCCTCCAGGGGGCGAGCCCGGCGGCCAAGATCGTCGCCCGTCTGCACACCGCTCCTCCGGCGGCGGCCGTGGCGGATTACCGGCTCGATGTGCACGCATCCCCCACCCTCGGGACCTGGTTCGAGGCGGGGCCGGTCGAGACGCCCTGGGAAGGGGCCATGGCCGGGGTAGCCGGCCCGGCCGAGATCACCTTTCAGGCCGTCGGGCCGAGGGGAAGCCTCCCCGAGCGATCGGTCCTGTCCTATCCGGTCAAGGGGATGCAGCTGACGCTCCGGGAAAGGTCCTACCTGGCCTGGGCCGTGCAAAACCGGCTCGATTCCGAGGCGTCCTATTTTTTCAAGGTGCAGGGGACAGCCGATTCCATCCTGTTTGGCCCCTATGCGGCCAGCGAGTCCGCAGAGCTTTTCGTGATGGATTTCTGACTCCGTCGGGGGGGAGAGCTTCAGACACCGCAGCCCGCAGTACAGGCAGAAGGTTTGAAATCGATCCATGGTGTATCGGACGCGGACACGTTCCCATTCCTGAAATGCACTACCTTCACTGATCCGATCGACGCGAGACCCTTAGAGGAATAAGAGATGAGGATGCCATGAAAAAGACATTGCTTTGCACACTGGGTCTGTGGATGGCTTTCATGCTGCCGCCAGGCGTGGCAGCCGCCCCCGACGCCTACCAGCCGGCGGTGGCGCATGACCCCGTCAACGACCGCTACCTATCGGTATTTGCAGACGTCTTCAATGCCACGTCGAGCATTTACGGGGAGCTTCGGGACGCTGCCGGAGAGCCGGCCGGGGATCCGGTCCGCCTCTCGGGAATGGACGGCGCGGTGATGCGGCAGTTTCCGGCCGTCGACCGTATCAGCGAGAACGGGCATTTCCTGGCGGTCTGGAGCGAATCCGCTTTCCTCCCTGATACCAATATACGGTACTGGCGGGTCCTTGGACGGCTGGTTGCCCCGGACGGCCAACCCCTCGAAGGGACAATCCCCATCACAGGATACGTCAGCCAGGGTGAAACGGCCCCGCAGGTTGCCTGCAGCGACGGCCTATGCCTCGTCGTCTGGCAGACGCAGGCCTGCTACAGCCTCGGTCCCACCCAGATCTGCAATCAGGCGATTGCGGCCCGCGAAGTGGATGCGAACGGGACCTTGGTTCAGGAGGAGGCCTTTCTGCTGACACCGTCCAACGAGGAGGTACGCCTACAGGCCTTTCCGGCCGTCGCCTGCGACCCCGCCAGCGGCCGCAGCCTCGTCATATGGCAGGATGACCTGAACGCGGACTCGACCGGCTGGGATATCCACGGTCGTCTTGTCGAGGCCGGCGGGGCACTGATCGGAGATGAACGGATCCTCACAGCGGCCGATGCCGACCAGACCCTGCCCGCCGTGGCCTTCGACCGGCTGGGCGGCCGTTATCTGGCGGTGTGGACGGACGGACGCAATGCCGAGGCACGAGGTGCCGACATCTTCGGGCGTTTGGTCGGCTCTGAAGGCGATTTGATCGGGGACGATTTTCCGATCTCCGACACGGCCGCTGAGGCCTTCTATCCGGCGGTGGTTTTCCTCGAAGCCGGGCGGCGCTTCCTGACCGCCTGGCAGGACGACCGCGGGGGGGAGCTCACCGGTTGGGATGTCTACGGCCGGTTCCTGGATGCCGAGGGCGCGGCGGACGGTCTCGAGATCGCCGTCGCAGCGACCGGCGGCCGCGATACCCGGCCTGCCCTGGCCTACAACCCCCTGGACGTGAGCGTCCTGGCAGCCTATGAAACCGTCCTGGACGACGTCCCGGTGCAGGCATATCGGGTCCTCTCCGCACGCAAGCCGCCCACCGCCGCCGCCGGAGCCGACCAAAACGTGGAAGAAGGCTCGATCGTCACCCTGGACGGAAGCGCCTCCAGGCCGTGGGACCCGTCCGCCCCCATCGTGTCCTACCAGTGGATTCAGGTGGGGGGCGTCCCGGTAGCCCTGAGCGGTGCAGGATCCGCCGTGGCGTCCTTTACGGCGCCCCTGGGAGGCGCCCTGGGCCGTTTGCTGGCCTTCATCCTGGTGGTGACCGACTCGGCAGGACTTCAAGGCGTCGACATGGCCCTGGTGCGGGTGACGGACCTGCCGTTGCCGCCCATCGCCGAGGCCGGCCCCGATCAGTTCGCCGACGAGGGAACCCTCGTAACCCTGGATGGATCGGGCTCCCGGCCGTCCGATCCTTTCTATCCCATCGCGGCCTTCAGGTGGCGGCAGACGGGAGGCACCCCTGTGAGCCTGTCCGGAGGGGAAACCGCCTTAGCGACCTTCACCGCCCCGATGGTGCCTCTTGAAGGGGCCAGGCTCGATTTCGAACTGGAGGTACGCGACGCCTCCGCTCTGGCCTCCTCGGATACAGTGACCATCACCGTGGATGACCGAAGCCCGAGGACCTTCAGGCTGACCCTGCCCTCCGGCGCCTACTCGGAGATCGGCTTTCCGGTCGAGGCGGACCCGGATCTCCTGCGTCAAATCACGGCACAGTTCGGGCCCTATGACACCAAGCGCTTCAGGCTTTTCCGCTGGGATCCTGAGACCGCTGGAAACATCGAGATCGTCAGCCCGGCGTGGGGGGCCGAGCAGGCCTGCGTTCCCGGACGCGGTTACTGGGCGATCGCCCGCGACCCGGCCACGCTGGATATCACCGGCACACCGGCCTCCATCCGCCGTCCCTGCAGGGTCCTTCTGCACCCGGGGTGGAATCAGCTCGCCGACCCTTTCTTCTTCGATGTCGGCTGGAGCGAACGGATCCTGGTCAGCGACGGGACAGAGGAGTCGCTCATCCCTGTCACCGCCGAGGAAAACACGTTGACGAGCCGGGTGATCCTGGAGTACGACGGCGCAACGGGGCAGTATGCCATCGCTTCGGGGCTGCGGATGGGACGGGGTTACTGGATCGAAAACCTGACCCCCGAGGATGTGGAACTCCTGATACCGCCGGAGCCGGCTGCACCCTCGAGTGGTCCGAAGGGCACAGAAGCGGGCAGGGGCACCTATGACGGCCCTCCGCCGCCCCTGCCGCCGGAAGGCCTGGGGAAAACACGGCACCGTCCCTGACCGGATCCATCATCCGGACAGGGGAAGCCGGCAATGGCGTCTTTTGCAATCCGGAAAGGAGGGTTCTTGGGAGATGCTCATAGGATCGAACTGCTTGACCGAGAAGGCCTGCAAGCCGCCCCACGAGCAACCGCGCGGACGAGGCGAAGAGAGGCTTGAAAAGTCCCTTTTCCTATGGAAGTCGAAATCAAGTGCACAGACCAATACATCCAGACAAGAAACGGTGAGGTCCCCACATGCATAAATGCAGCAGAAAAGCGCTGGCAGGATGCGTCCTGATCCTGCTGATGACCCTGTCACCGGCATGGGCCGGACACGTCATCACGGAAGAGGTCCGGCTGTGGGCCAGGGAGGCCCTGCAGCAGGAAAAGGCCCTGGCGGCATCCGCCGCCGCCTCGGACACGATCGCGGTGCTCAACTTCGCCAACCGGACCGGGGCGGCGGAATTCGATCCGCTCCAGAAGGGGTTGGCTGTCATGCTGATCACCGACTTGACGCAGGTCTCATCGCTCCGCGTCGTCGAACGCGTGCGCATGCAGGCCCTGGTGGAGGAGCTGGGACTCGGGGTTTCAGGATTGGTGGAGACCGGGACGGCGCCGAGGGTGGGCAGGCTTCTCCGGGCCCGCTGGCTTGCCGGTGGGGGCATGACAGCCGACCGTGCCCCTGTCATCGACATCCGGGCCGACGTCCTGGAGGTCCCGGACAGCCAAATCCTGGGGCAGCCCGCCGCCCAGGGACCGTTGGCCGAGTTGTTTCGTATGGAAAAGGAGATCCTCTTCGGGATCCTGGCCCTCCTGAAGGTCGAACCGTCGACCGAAGAAGAGGAGGCGCTGCGGCGGCCCCTGACTATCAGCCTCGAGGCCTTCCTGAGGTTCGCCGAAGGGATCGATGCCAGCGACCGCGGGCTCTATCCCAAGGCCGCCGAGCTGTATGAAAAGGCCCTGGAAGCCGACCCCGGCTTCGGTACGGCGGCCGAGGCGCTCGAAGAGTTGAGGTCGCTCGGGCTCATCCCGCCGAAGCGGCGGAGCGGGGCCTTCCTCCGTTCGCTGCGCGACCGGACCTCTCTGACCGACCGTCTCTCACCCGACGAGGTGATCCGGCGCGAGCGGACACCCCAGGATCTGGACCAGCTGCCCCACCCGCTGCCCGAGCCGCCGCCGCCGCCTGAGCGCTTTCAGCCTTGACGCGAGGGCTGAGGAAAGATCTCCTCGAAAGGGGGGAAACCCGTCTCCACCAGGGAAACAGCCTCTGAGAGCAAGCGGAGTCAGAGGAAACGATCATTGCAGGTCGCAACCCAAGGCTATTCAGGAGGAAGAAATCTGCCATGAAAGCCATAAAGATCGTCATCGGGATCCTGTGCCTGGTCAGCGTATGGTGCATCATCGGACCGGCCTCTGCGGCGGAGTTCGAATACACCCTTCACACCGGCTTTCACTTCGACCTGTGGCGGAGCGATGCGGATGAGAGCGGTTTTCAGTTCCACACGCCCATCGAGGTTGCCGGCCGCTACGATGCGTTTTCCCTGCGGGTGCTCAGCGCCGTCATGTACACCGAGACATCTCCCGAAGGCAGGGATGACGTGTCCGTCTCGAATTTCGCCGACACCAAGATCAATGCCTCCTACGAGATCATCGGCCGCTTCCCGGTCGATATCCTGATCGGGCTCGATCTGAACCTTCCCACGGGCGAGACCCGGCTGAGCGCCGATGACCTGCTGCTGTATCTGGACCCCGATCTCGTTTCCATCACCCAGCTCGGTGAGGGTTTCAACATCAACCCGACGCTCGTCCTCGGCAGGGAATGGGAGCGTTGGGCGGCCGGCCTGGGGGCTGGATACGTGTGGCGCGGAAGCTACGACTACAGCGAGGAGGTCGAGGACTACGACCCGGGAAACATCTTCACCCTGTCGGCGGAGGTCCACTATCTGCTGACATCCGCCTGGCAGGCGCGGCTGTTCGCCCAGTACGCCGATTACGGCCAGGACACGGTGCGGGATGCGGCCTTTTATGAGGAGGGGGACTTCATGATGATCGGCGTGGGCTTGGACTATTCGGCCGGTCCCTGGGAGACCTCCGTCAGCCTGAGAAGCATCCAGAGGGCCAAAAGCCGCTTCGACGAGCCGTCGGGCGGCATTCTGAAGGAGGAGGCGAACAGCCACGGGGACGAATGGGTGGCGGACCTCTTCTGCCGGTATGCGCTCGATTCCCGGACCACGCTGAAAGGGCTCGCCCAGTTCCTCTCGATCGACGCCAATGATTACCCTCGAGGGGAGGATCTTTACGTCGGCGAGCGCCAGAAATTCGCCCTCGGGCTCGCCGTGGCCCGACAGCTCCTGGCCAACCTGAGTGGAGAGGTCGGGGTCAAGGGCTTCATCGTGGACGATGACGAGACCTGGTACCACCCCACGAGCGGCCGGCGTTACCGCGGGTTGAGCGCCGCCGTCACTTTCACCGGGACCTTCTGACCGGAGCGGCCCCTGCAAGCTCGGCCGCCGCCTCCCCGGCGGCGCCGAGCCATGCCTGGATATCACGGCCTGCCGCACTGCGCTCCGCGGCCGCCAGCACTCTGCCGGTCTCCACCTCCACCAGCCGCAGATCGATCCGGGCGGTCCCCTCGATCACGAGATAACTGCCGAAGACCATCCGCTGCGCCCCGGCGATCCGCCCGAGGCGCAGTCGTGTTTCTTCATCCGCCAGCTCTCCCGAGCCCAGGTTCAGTTCCTCCAGGATGCGGACCAGCCGCTCCCGCTCGATCACCTGGTAGCCGCCTTCGACATCCAGGACCTGGATCACCCGGCCGGCGAGGGCCTCTCCCAATCCCGGGAGGGCCGACCCTTCCGGGCCGAGATCCTCGAGGTCCCAGACCGCCACCGCCGGCGGCCCGAGGGGGGCGGGAGGCGCTGCTGCGGCGCAGGCACCCAGGATCAGGGCCAGCGCATAGGCCTCGATCCAGATGCGGAACCGAGGCCGAACCACGCCGCCTTTTGAATGCGGGGCCGTCTTCCGCGCCGAACCCGTTTCAGCGCGCGCCGCCCAAGGATCGGGGCCGTGATGATGCCTAACGAGTCTCACGTGCAGGCCCTCCCGTTTCCTGCACCTTGTCGTCGGTCTTGAGCGGCCGATCCTGTTCGAGGACCCGGGCGTAGGCGAGGTCCGGCTCGATCCGGGTCACCTCGAGTTCGCCTATGGTCCGCTGCGCGCGTTGGAGGAGCCTGCCCTTGTATTCGACCGGGGGCTGCTCCTCGACGGCGGCGAAGCGCGTCCCGAGGACCACGCCCTGCTGCGCTCCGAGGTTGATCATCACCTCGTCACCGGCGGCCTCGACCACATAGCCGCGCAGCGGGTATTTCTCCATGACGGTCTCGAGGATCTGCCGGCTCAGCTGAAAAAAGGTCTTTTGGAAGGCCGGACCGGGCTGGACCTCGGCGGTGAGGATCCGGGGGATGGCGGTGGTCTCCGTGTCGATCAGGCGCAGGTTGAGGAGCGAAGCACCGGGAAGGTGGTTCAACGTCCCGGTGCCGATCAGCTTGACCGCCATGATGCGCCCCAGGCGCGATGCGGTTTCCGGGTCGGCCAGCTCGGACGAGCCCAGGTTCAGTTCCTCGAGGACCCGCTCGATCAAAACCCGCTCGATCACCCTGACGCGGCCCGAACGGTTGAGCTGCTCGGTCAGCCCTTCGGCGAGGACGATCGGAAAACCGTCGCGATCGGCCAGCCCGCCCCTTTCCTGCATATCCAC harbors:
- a CDS encoding conserved hypothetical protein (Evidence 4 : Unknown function but conserved in other organisms), whose protein sequence is MKVIKPLKLGLLYRTFEAGERCYLSTGLLTFFSFAASEPVIETEIDLWKYAAKALGPEAVIDLGMPKARGEALVTGRYFAPDDAPTPAGRVGFGLGAVRKTLYIFGDRFWQRGRSGAWMITDPLPMARMDIIYPNAFGGEGYAPNPVGKGASPVTSGRGDPAWPLPNIEDPRRLIGSQTDRPPPAGFGPLDLTWAERFSKAGTYDQGWLQTRFPGFAADMDWTIFNAAPADQQIEGWFNGDEPFEIDHMHPDHPHQQGRLPGIRPRCFMNRTTGPDAVFEEIPAHLETVWLFPEGEKGLMIHRGVAEVADPDADDVLHLLIAFESMGDAPRPDEHYRRALANRLDPEKGAYYSLRETDLMPDGERSGLALLMEESEEGQLQASDNILAGRLQDKARREAAEARTRASALGLDPAAAEPDATPSEEISFDPTDIDDVVDHLDEILAEAERRETESRSKIQALMQELGIDGEAAMEEAAQSGGGRPAFSPEETIARLRELGLDNPELEQKLHDAKALLDQSYRRYGQYFPPADRPAAGDAAGLRGLVTAGYARGDSLAGMDLTGADLSGLDLAGIDLKNAFLEGADLSGSNLQGADLSGCVLVRGRLAGTRFTSAEMEGSNLGDAGISEADFSGADLRQAVLTRARISRSAFREVSMDDADLSESVVDEVDFSRADLTKARFIDARLSGALFAGAVLREALFLNTTLREVDFSEADLRAAVLVGAQCEQVSFRGADLSRLCTAGENAFNGAGFEGSRLAGANLRGLDLSSARLDGADLSRADLSQCNLQGASLARAKAVEARFVKTDLTGADLSGINLREGSLQRACLFETGFQGANLYGVDFMKARFRNTDLRGSLLKKVFLDRWIKKRP
- a CDS encoding conserved hypothetical protein (Evidence 4 : Unknown function but conserved in other organisms); amino-acid sequence: MNLDELIARMRSYPGLKKTAPVRPTRADLERLVQLGELVCHADCSGMDLERADLNGGIFERVSFQGARLEQARLREAVLVDCDLSGAAMGGADLHQAVLEKGRLMRTDLQGVDLTDAHVLHCDLGDADLSGADLRVVKVIESDLSGATLARARLHRAALYETPLRDADLSGAELEQTVFSGTDLQGVRLAGARFLRAFLKDAVLTGMDLGGMDLAMTQFIGADLKGANLAGADLTQASFMEADLSGAVLDRIQGRYAIFMKAQMAKASLRGAFLLQASFEEADLTLADLSGVRAEGGIFVKACCRAARFAGADLTYGDFSHADLSGADLSRAGLYRTNLHRVVEEHSLWHGANRAAALPTDPDRAAAEDWQPAAGDPENPMRKGF
- a CDS encoding conserved hypothetical protein (Evidence 4 : Unknown function but conserved in other organisms), with translation MENLAARRGPVPVFQEYGKIQKLQADGCLVETASGLIRASQAVGCLIRPQPGDKVLVCSDSDGAAYILAVLERRPDEGLEIRFDRPAAIRVSRGRLSLVSQEGIDLGANQDIQLTASALEVHAARGKVIMERAAFLGSFLEVQAARVRLLAGILESVAERLTQKIKRSYRVIEESEHVKAGSLDYFARKWLSFKGRYTLLTAREDVKVDGERIHIG
- a CDS encoding conserved hypothetical protein (Evidence 4 : Unknown function but conserved in other organisms), which encodes MFANTQMMGMDMAFPDVCLTPAPPAPPIPVPYPNIAMGPTANPGTACRKTFIMCMPAHNLGTMIPMTNGDNPGVSMGVASGTVMGPQRHLTGAFTVLFEGMPATRLTSASIQNSTNAPGMRLVPSQTKVILLAP